A genomic region of Exiguobacterium oxidotolerans JCM 12280 contains the following coding sequences:
- a CDS encoding diacylglycerol/lipid kinase family protein, whose translation MSKAMLIINPSSGKELGKKYAEFAEGTLAQRFATVDVRFTEKELDATEFARTASHEHYDAVVAMGGDGTVNEVITGIAEQDHRPTLGIVPLGTVNDLARALHIPTDARDAISVLEDAPIRPFDIGKYGSHYFMNVIAVGLIADAVEEVSVEQKTSLGSVAYFIEGLKAFKDHSPYPLILRAKEKTFDGETPLLIVSLTNSVGGFESFAKDARVDDGLLHVFLVKQLGFFDALQALPKLLTGDLSNADQIEYFTTTEVEIESDETLSINADGDTADELPITVRVLPQHLNVIAPTS comes from the coding sequence GTGTCGAAGGCCATGTTAATTATTAACCCGTCATCCGGGAAAGAATTAGGTAAAAAATACGCAGAATTTGCAGAAGGAACACTCGCCCAGCGCTTTGCGACGGTCGATGTCCGGTTCACAGAAAAAGAACTCGACGCAACGGAATTTGCACGGACCGCGTCGCACGAGCATTATGATGCCGTCGTCGCAATGGGCGGTGACGGAACGGTCAATGAAGTCATCACGGGAATCGCAGAACAAGACCACCGTCCGACGCTCGGTATCGTTCCACTCGGGACGGTCAACGATTTAGCACGTGCGCTCCATATTCCGACGGATGCCCGCGACGCAATCAGCGTTCTCGAAGATGCTCCGATTCGCCCATTTGATATCGGTAAGTACGGCTCGCATTACTTCATGAACGTGATCGCTGTCGGTCTGATTGCCGATGCCGTCGAAGAAGTGAGTGTCGAACAGAAAACATCACTCGGATCAGTCGCCTACTTCATCGAAGGCTTAAAAGCTTTTAAAGATCACAGCCCCTATCCACTCATATTAAGAGCAAAGGAAAAGACGTTTGATGGGGAAACACCCTTACTCATCGTCTCGTTGACGAATTCCGTTGGTGGATTCGAGTCGTTCGCTAAAGATGCACGTGTCGATGACGGTTTGTTGCATGTCTTCCTCGTCAAACAATTAGGGTTCTTCGACGCCTTACAAGCGTTACCGAAGCTTTTAACAGGTGACTTATCGAACGCTGATCAAATCGAGTACTTCACGACAACCGAAGTCGAAATCGAGTCCGACGAGACACTTTCGATTAACGCAGATGGAGATACCGCGGATGAGCTCCCAATCACGGTCCGCGTTTTACCTCAACATTTAAATGTCATCGCTCCTACATCTTAA
- a CDS encoding alanine/glycine:cation symporter family protein, which produces MDAFQQAVQSGVDFANNILWSYILIAALIGVGIYFTIKTKFIQFRYLKEMFRVTLDKNEKTTDDEGQSITSLQSFFIGAATRIGTGNLAGVTIAVTLGGPGAVFWMWMVALLGGATALIESTLAQVYKVRDTGNNAYRGGPAYYIAKGLNNRVLGIIFAILIAVTFGLIFNSVQSNTIAAAFDNAFGIDKMIVGGILVVLTGLVIFGGVHRVAKVSAIVVPIMASLYLIAAIFVVITNITELPGVFAMIFKSAFGIDQAVGGSVGAAISLGVKRGLFSNEAGMGSAPNAAAAAEVSHPAKQGFLQTLGVFLDTLIVCTATATIILLSDSYAAGNGEGIAMLQNALSEQLGAVAPAFIAISVFLFAFSSIVGSYYYGETNIEFIKKSKSTVFGFRIATMAFVFIGSLLSLGMVWSFADLFMAGMTLINLTAISLLGGVAIKVINDYQNQRKQGLDPVFSAKALGIENTECWDDEEEARPAAGEAPPVARR; this is translated from the coding sequence ATGGATGCATTTCAACAAGCTGTACAATCAGGCGTCGACTTCGCTAACAACATCTTATGGTCTTATATCTTAATCGCCGCTTTAATCGGAGTCGGGATCTACTTCACCATCAAAACGAAGTTCATCCAATTCCGTTACTTGAAAGAGATGTTCCGTGTCACACTCGATAAAAATGAAAAGACAACAGATGATGAAGGTCAGAGTATTACATCCCTTCAATCATTCTTCATCGGTGCCGCGACTCGAATCGGTACAGGGAACTTGGCCGGTGTTACGATCGCCGTCACACTTGGTGGACCTGGAGCGGTCTTCTGGATGTGGATGGTCGCCCTCCTCGGTGGCGCAACTGCCCTTATTGAAAGTACGCTTGCTCAAGTCTATAAAGTACGTGATACAGGCAATAACGCTTACCGCGGTGGTCCTGCGTACTACATCGCAAAAGGATTGAACAACCGCGTCCTCGGAATCATTTTTGCAATCTTAATCGCCGTCACATTTGGTCTTATCTTTAACTCGGTTCAATCGAACACGATTGCCGCTGCTTTTGATAACGCCTTTGGAATCGACAAAATGATCGTCGGTGGTATCTTAGTTGTTCTTACAGGCCTCGTCATCTTCGGTGGTGTACACCGGGTTGCGAAAGTTTCAGCAATCGTCGTGCCAATCATGGCGTCACTCTACTTGATCGCTGCAATCTTCGTTGTCATCACGAACATCACTGAACTTCCAGGGGTTTTCGCAATGATCTTCAAGAGTGCATTCGGGATCGACCAAGCTGTTGGTGGATCTGTCGGTGCTGCGATCTCGCTCGGTGTTAAACGTGGTCTCTTCTCGAACGAAGCCGGTATGGGTTCTGCGCCGAACGCTGCTGCTGCCGCTGAAGTTTCTCACCCAGCAAAACAAGGATTCTTACAAACACTTGGTGTTTTCCTCGACACATTGATCGTCTGTACAGCAACAGCAACAATCATCTTACTCAGTGACAGCTACGCTGCCGGTAATGGTGAAGGTATCGCCATGTTACAAAATGCGCTTTCTGAGCAACTCGGTGCCGTCGCACCAGCCTTTATCGCAATCAGTGTCTTCTTGTTCGCTTTCAGTTCAATTGTCGGTAGCTACTACTACGGTGAAACGAACATTGAATTCATCAAGAAAAGTAAATCAACTGTCTTTGGCTTCCGAATTGCTACGATGGCATTTGTCTTCATCGGATCGCTCCTCAGCCTCGGAATGGTTTGGAGTTTCGCCGACCTCTTCATGGCCGGAATGACATTAATCAACTTAACAGCCATCTCGCTCTTAGGTGGAGTCGCAATCAAAGTCATCAATGACTACCAGAACCAACGTAAGCAAGGTCTTGATCCTGTCTTCTCTGCTAAAGCATTAGGTATCGAAAATACCGAATGTTGGGACGATGAAGAAGAAGCGCGTCCAGCTGCTGGTGAAGCTCCACCTGTCGCACGACGTTAA
- the abc-f gene encoding ribosomal protection-like ABC-F family protein produces MMICDIQHLTKQFGGASVLTDISLYLKQADRIGLIGRNGTGKTTLLRLIAQLDAPDSGTIYLKKGLSIGYLAQIPQFAEELTGLDVLWTAFAQVVALRTTMHQLEQQMANADHLDDVLNDYTRVTEQFERQDGYLLDSKIQRMINGLHLDALLTRPFSQLSGGEQTKICLGRMLLTEPDLLILDEPTNHLDLAAIEWLEQFLNSYPGAVLIVSHDRVFLDASVNWIAELEDGELTIYPGNYSAYTVAKERLLLEQFHAYTEQQKKIKQMKDAIRRLRQWANEASPPSEKLFRKAKAMERALERIERLKRPLLEKAAPDIQFSSHGQLSQVVYRLTDVELSVADRKLFTSLDFEAAPRDRIGIVGANGSGKTTLLRVLLGQLEPTNGHVTRGPSNRVGFLSQHVDMPGEERLIDYFRSRISTDEGTARSLLARFLFFGPRVFLSISALSGGEKMRLMLAILVHSPLNVLILDEPTNHLDIESREALEEALEHFDGTLIAVSHDRYFLNRLFSKTYWLDDTTEMFSGPYHYATEKRQARTNIESVEPAPIERATKTPVTEARPPLSTDELEQQIQQLEDEVALLDASLATTEDYEVLAPLFSAREQLVSQIDVFYEKLLAVDH; encoded by the coding sequence ATCATGATATGCGACATCCAACATCTGACAAAACAATTCGGAGGAGCATCCGTCTTAACCGACATCTCACTCTATCTTAAACAAGCTGACCGTATCGGATTGATCGGTCGAAACGGAACCGGAAAAACAACGTTACTGCGCTTAATCGCTCAACTCGATGCACCGGACAGCGGAACCATTTATCTAAAAAAAGGACTTTCCATCGGTTATTTGGCTCAAATCCCACAGTTCGCAGAAGAATTGACCGGCCTCGATGTTCTCTGGACCGCATTTGCCCAGGTCGTCGCCTTACGGACGACGATGCATCAGCTTGAACAACAAATGGCAAATGCCGACCACCTCGACGATGTGCTGAACGATTATACGCGCGTGACCGAACAATTCGAACGACAGGACGGGTACCTACTCGATTCAAAAATCCAACGTATGATTAACGGCCTCCACCTCGATGCCTTGCTGACACGTCCCTTTTCTCAATTGAGTGGTGGCGAACAAACGAAAATCTGCCTTGGCCGGATGCTTTTGACGGAACCGGACTTGTTGATCCTCGACGAGCCGACGAATCACCTCGACCTCGCAGCCATCGAATGGCTCGAACAATTTTTAAACAGTTATCCGGGCGCAGTCCTGATTGTCTCGCATGACCGCGTGTTCCTTGACGCAAGTGTCAATTGGATTGCGGAACTAGAAGATGGTGAATTGACGATCTACCCCGGAAATTATTCGGCGTATACGGTCGCGAAAGAACGCCTGCTCCTCGAACAGTTCCACGCCTACACGGAACAACAAAAGAAAATCAAACAAATGAAGGATGCGATTAGGCGGTTACGCCAGTGGGCAAATGAAGCCTCTCCTCCGAGCGAAAAACTGTTCCGGAAAGCAAAAGCGATGGAACGGGCACTCGAACGAATTGAGCGACTCAAACGGCCACTTCTTGAAAAAGCGGCGCCTGATATCCAATTTTCGTCGCACGGGCAACTCAGTCAAGTCGTTTACCGCTTGACGGATGTTGAACTTTCAGTTGCCGACCGCAAGTTGTTTACGTCGCTTGATTTCGAAGCCGCGCCGCGTGACCGGATTGGGATCGTCGGTGCGAACGGGAGTGGGAAAACGACGTTATTACGTGTCTTACTCGGACAACTCGAACCGACGAACGGACATGTTACGCGTGGTCCGTCAAATCGCGTCGGATTTTTATCGCAACACGTTGACATGCCGGGTGAAGAGCGACTGATCGATTACTTCCGCTCACGCATTTCGACAGATGAAGGAACAGCCCGGTCCCTGTTAGCCCGTTTCCTATTTTTCGGTCCCCGTGTCTTCTTATCGATTAGTGCGTTAAGCGGCGGAGAAAAAATGCGTTTGATGCTCGCGATTCTTGTCCATTCGCCGCTTAATGTCCTGATTCTGGACGAACCGACGAATCACCTCGACATTGAATCCCGCGAGGCGCTTGAAGAAGCACTCGAGCACTTTGACGGAACGCTGATTGCCGTATCGCATGACCGTTACTTCTTGAATCGACTTTTTTCGAAAACGTACTGGTTAGATGACACGACGGAAATGTTTTCTGGTCCTTACCACTATGCTACCGAAAAACGACAGGCTCGGACAAACATCGAATCAGTGGAACCCGCGCCTATCGAGCGAGCCACCAAGACGCCAGTAACTGAGGCACGTCCACCTTTAAGTACAGACGAACTCGAACAACAGATTCAACAGCTAGAGGATGAAGTGGCTTTACTCGATGCGTCACTAGCGACGACAGAAGATTACGAAGTCCTTGCGCCATTATTCTCAGCGCGTGAACAGCTCGTCAGTCAAATTGATGTCTTCTATGAAAAATTGTTGGCCGTCGATCACTAA
- a CDS encoding DUF1002 domain-containing protein, whose product MNKATKIMTTTLLASSLLLPTAASAEQVVDKTIITLGESLGAKDKAWVLARLNAPEGITPVIATAADEEKYLGKNVPQSQLGGNMYSSAKIELAEKGDGLSVATENITWVTKDMYLNALVTAGVTDADITITSPYKVTGTSALTGIMKAYDQTSAETGIKLTDERKDLAQQELAVTSDVGKTVGTDKVAKLMNEIKAEIAKQKPETKVDIENVIIQVIQNNNIQLSDAQMDRLTSLFSQMEKADLNWGQIETGLKSAGQDIQAFATSEETKGFFAKLFDGLSNFFKSISGLFK is encoded by the coding sequence ATGAATAAAGCAACAAAAATCATGACAACAACGCTGTTAGCGTCAAGCTTACTTCTCCCGACTGCTGCTTCAGCAGAACAAGTCGTCGATAAAACGATCATCACGCTCGGTGAATCGCTCGGTGCAAAAGACAAGGCCTGGGTGCTCGCCCGATTGAATGCGCCGGAAGGCATCACGCCCGTCATCGCCACGGCAGCTGATGAGGAAAAATATTTAGGGAAGAACGTTCCCCAATCGCAACTCGGCGGTAACATGTACTCTTCCGCAAAAATTGAACTCGCTGAAAAAGGCGACGGTCTCTCGGTCGCAACCGAAAACATCACTTGGGTCACAAAGGACATGTATTTGAATGCTCTCGTCACAGCGGGTGTGACGGACGCCGATATCACGATTACTTCTCCTTATAAAGTCACCGGTACGTCTGCTTTGACGGGAATCATGAAAGCATATGATCAAACGTCGGCAGAAACCGGTATTAAATTGACGGATGAACGAAAAGATTTAGCCCAACAAGAACTAGCCGTTACGTCCGATGTCGGAAAAACGGTCGGGACGGACAAAGTCGCCAAACTGATGAATGAAATCAAGGCCGAAATCGCAAAACAAAAACCGGAAACCAAAGTCGATATCGAGAATGTCATCATCCAAGTCATTCAAAATAACAACATCCAATTGTCAGACGCCCAGATGGACCGATTGACGTCATTGTTCAGCCAAATGGAGAAAGCAGACTTGAACTGGGGACAAATTGAGACCGGATTAAAAAGTGCCGGTCAAGATATTCAAGCATTCGCGACCTCGGAAGAAACGAAAGGATTTTTCGCAAAATTGTTTGACGGTCTAAGTAATTTCTTTAAATCGATTTCCGGACTGTTCAAGTAA